Proteins from one Deinococcus sp. AB2017081 genomic window:
- a CDS encoding uracil-DNA glycosylase: MIPRTLGQQTEREARRQRAWEPHVEPINTWAEGLRTDGREVPHFDPADGGVNARVLFLLESPGPRVSDTGFISMDNPDGTAANMHTLITESGLSREDLALWNVVPWQLSAAGVVTPDRASHQEALPATRRLLTLLPHLKAVVLVGQHAQRAWQGIGSDLTTFAMPHPSPQNFNTRPYARDDALAALRTVQRYLSMQP; this comes from the coding sequence ATGATTCCACGCACCCTGGGACAGCAGACCGAACGGGAGGCCCGCCGCCAGCGGGCCTGGGAACCGCACGTCGAGCCCATCAACACCTGGGCCGAGGGCCTGCGGACGGACGGGCGGGAGGTGCCCCACTTCGACCCCGCCGACGGTGGCGTGAACGCCCGCGTGCTGTTCCTGCTCGAATCGCCGGGCCCGCGGGTCAGCGATACCGGCTTCATTTCGATGGACAACCCGGACGGCACCGCTGCGAACATGCACACTCTGATCACCGAGTCCGGGCTGAGCCGCGAAGACCTCGCCCTGTGGAACGTGGTGCCGTGGCAGCTGAGCGCTGCCGGGGTCGTGACTCCGGATCGGGCCAGTCATCAGGAAGCCCTGCCAGCCACACGACGCCTGTTAACCCTGCTGCCACACCTGAAAGCCGTCGTCCTTGTCGGCCAACATGCCCAGCGAGCCTGGCAAGGTATTGGAAGCGACCTCACCACGTTCGCCATGCCTCATCCCAGCCCCCAGAATTTCAACACCCGGCCATATGCACGGGATGACGCCTTGGCAGCGCTGAGAACTGTGCAGCGATACCTCAGCATGCAACCCTGA
- a CDS encoding acetate--CoA ligase, with protein MTDPAAPHAPQPDRVPAPASVTARLHSDIDADLTRAAADPDGFWLEQAQGYEWTRVPTQGLGGPQADGTGPEFTWFADGETNITVNALDRHARGEARTRAALIWLPETGEPTVYTYGMLLTAVERAAAGLRHLGVGPGDRVVIYMPLTPEGAIAMLACARIGAVHSVVYAGLGVSALRDRIADAGARVVITADVGYRRGKLVDLYAIVAEAIAELGGVEHLVLWERIKEHQREHDARTVAWETLFTHGRAPAVPVSAEAPLYLLYTSGSTGKPKGVLHTHGGYMVGTSYHLRTLFDVQPGDVFFCTSDIGWIVGHSYIVYGPLVAGTTALFREGAPDFPDPGVLWRAVEDYGVNVLFTAPTALRLFMKLGADVVNSHDLSSLRVIACAGEALNPEAWRWAQEHLGGGTGEDAHAMVIDNWWQTELGAPTLGTHPRWPARPGYVGRPLAGVDADVVDEAGNTLPDGQQGFLVIRRPLPAMMRGIHGNPEKYAQVWNENPAGYLSGDLAMRDEHGYISILGRADDVLSVAGHRIGSADVEDALVSHPAVAEAAVIGIPDDLKGESIIAHVILRRGFEDQVGRGLRASISEHVRRELGPIATPGEIRVVTALPKTRSGKIMRRVLRAQALGQDPGDLTTLEG; from the coding sequence ATGACCGATCCCGCCGCCCCGCACGCGCCCCAGCCTGACCGCGTCCCCGCGCCCGCGAGCGTCACCGCCCGCCTCCACAGCGACATCGACGCCGACCTCACGCGCGCGGCGGCCGACCCCGACGGCTTCTGGCTGGAACAGGCCCAGGGCTATGAGTGGACGCGCGTGCCCACGCAGGGCCTCGGCGGCCCGCAGGCGGACGGCACGGGCCCGGAGTTCACGTGGTTCGCGGACGGCGAGACGAACATCACCGTGAACGCCCTCGACCGGCACGCGCGCGGCGAGGCCCGCACCCGCGCGGCCCTGATCTGGCTGCCCGAGACCGGGGAGCCCACCGTGTACACCTACGGCATGCTGCTGACCGCCGTGGAGCGCGCCGCGGCGGGCCTGCGGCACCTGGGCGTGGGGCCGGGCGACCGGGTCGTCATCTACATGCCCCTCACGCCCGAGGGGGCCATCGCCATGCTCGCGTGCGCGCGGATCGGGGCGGTGCACTCGGTGGTGTACGCCGGGCTGGGCGTGTCCGCGCTGCGCGACCGCATCGCCGACGCGGGGGCACGGGTCGTCATCACCGCCGACGTCGGATACCGGCGCGGGAAGCTTGTCGACCTGTACGCCATCGTCGCGGAGGCCATCGCGGAACTGGGCGGCGTCGAGCACCTCGTGCTGTGGGAACGCATCAAGGAGCACCAGCGCGAGCACGACGCCCGCACGGTGGCGTGGGAAACGCTGTTCACGCACGGCCGCGCGCCCGCCGTGCCCGTCAGCGCCGAGGCCCCGCTGTACCTGCTGTACACGTCCGGCAGCACCGGCAAACCCAAGGGCGTGCTGCACACGCACGGCGGGTACATGGTCGGCACGTCGTACCACCTGCGCACCCTCTTCGACGTGCAGCCCGGCGACGTGTTCTTCTGCACCTCCGACATCGGCTGGATCGTCGGCCACTCGTACATCGTGTACGGCCCGCTCGTGGCCGGCACGACCGCCCTGTTCCGCGAGGGCGCGCCCGACTTCCCGGACCCCGGCGTGCTGTGGCGCGCGGTCGAGGACTACGGCGTGAACGTGCTGTTCACCGCGCCCACCGCCCTGCGCCTGTTCATGAAACTCGGCGCGGACGTCGTGAACTCCCACGACCTGAGTTCCCTGCGCGTGATCGCGTGCGCCGGCGAGGCCCTGAACCCCGAGGCGTGGCGCTGGGCGCAGGAACACCTGGGCGGCGGCACCGGCGAGGACGCGCACGCCATGGTCATCGACAACTGGTGGCAGACCGAACTCGGCGCGCCCACCCTGGGCACGCACCCGCGCTGGCCCGCCCGCCCCGGCTACGTGGGCCGCCCCCTGGCCGGCGTGGACGCCGACGTGGTCGACGAGGCCGGCAACACGCTGCCGGACGGCCAGCAGGGCTTCCTGGTCATCCGCCGCCCCCTGCCCGCCATGATGCGCGGCATCCACGGCAACCCCGAGAAGTATGCGCAGGTGTGGAACGAGAACCCCGCCGGGTACCTCTCCGGCGACCTCGCCATGCGCGACGAACACGGGTACATCTCCATTCTCGGCCGCGCCGACGACGTCCTGTCCGTCGCCGGGCACCGCATCGGCTCCGCCGACGTCGAGGACGCCCTGGTGTCGCACCCCGCCGTCGCGGAGGCCGCCGTGATCGGCATTCCCGACGACCTCAAGGGCGAGAGCATCATCGCGCACGTCATCCTGCGCCGTGGCTTCGAGGATCAGGTCGGGCGGGGCCTGCGCGCCAGCATCAGCGAGCACGTGCGGCGGGAACTGGGACCGATCGCCACGCCCGGCGAGATCCGGGTCGTGACCGCCCTGCCCAAGACCCGCAGCGGCAAGATCATGCGCCGCGTGCTGCGTGCCCAGGCCCTGGGCCAGGATCCCGGCGACCTGACGACGCTGGAGGGGTAA
- the ddrC gene encoding DNA damage response protein DdrC, whose product MKNAPLTLDFGTVRLPISADGRLHAPTALTQLGVADREWTVLAQEHDLNDEPRDFGAGLEPTVGVPDFVRLAFTLETPQARRWRKRAQELLIRAMQGDVRLSAQIAERNPDPEARRWLTARLESTHARRELMSTVARHGGGGNVYGQLGSISNRSVLGTDSATIRRERGVKATRDGLSSTELLRLAYLDMATARAIQEKGAQGNDAILKLHQFVARRERLGWETPLPAMPLPNQAG is encoded by the coding sequence ATGAAGAACGCTCCGCTGACCCTCGATTTCGGCACCGTCCGGCTGCCCATCAGTGCCGACGGACGGCTCCATGCCCCCACTGCCCTGACCCAGCTCGGCGTCGCCGACCGCGAGTGGACGGTGCTGGCGCAGGAACACGACCTGAACGACGAACCCCGCGACTTCGGCGCGGGACTGGAACCCACCGTGGGTGTCCCGGACTTCGTGCGGCTGGCCTTCACGCTGGAGACCCCGCAGGCCCGGCGCTGGCGGAAGCGGGCGCAGGAACTGCTGATCCGCGCCATGCAGGGCGACGTTCGGCTGTCGGCCCAGATCGCCGAGCGCAACCCCGACCCCGAGGCCCGGCGCTGGCTGACCGCCCGCCTGGAGAGCACCCACGCCCGCCGCGAACTGATGAGCACCGTCGCCCGCCATGGCGGCGGGGGCAACGTGTACGGCCAGCTCGGCTCGATCAGCAACCGCAGCGTGCTGGGCACCGACAGCGCGACCATCCGCCGCGAGCGGGGCGTGAAGGCGACCCGTGACGGCCTGAGCAGCACCGAACTGCTGCGCCTGGCGTACCTGGACATGGCCACCGCCCGCGCCATCCAGGAGAAGGGAGCGCAGGGCAACGACGCCATCCTGAAGCTCCACCAGTTCGTCGCCCGGCGCGAGCGGCTGGGCTGGGAGACCCCGCTGCCCGCGATGCCGCTGCCGAATCAGGCCGGCTGA
- a CDS encoding LptF/LptG family permease encodes MRRVPLLTRSVLKEVLRWYAAGIALFMILQMADALSSTVANLISYRAPLEKAAFAFLSILPSFLNKALVLAVAFAILLAFSRMQQDSELKAISAGGIRPLNLVWPLALPFAVVGALAFFNADRLVPAGLDIWQNRAWYDIYGQGPPAPSQDTYTYAPAGALYYAGRVTNDAGGRVAQLQGVMVQRGDETITASSGTWDTGKRTWTLQNAWIVRPGQNPVQQLRPLVIPQGDTLAPPVRDSRELVTSELRRALGSDRLDATQRREYTFQLATRYADPLTAIVFALAAGVLGLLIRSRAAAFASVVVFIALFYVLWTTAPGLARAGAMDPTLAAWLPNMVFLGLAGVLAWRLR; translated from the coding sequence ATCCGGCGCGTGCCGCTGCTCACCCGCTCCGTCCTGAAGGAGGTTCTCCGCTGGTATGCGGCGGGCATCGCGCTGTTCATGATCCTCCAGATGGCCGACGCGCTGAGCAGCACCGTCGCCAACCTGATCTCGTACCGTGCGCCGCTGGAAAAGGCCGCCTTCGCGTTCCTGAGCATCCTGCCCAGCTTCCTGAACAAGGCGCTGGTGCTGGCGGTGGCCTTCGCCATCCTGCTGGCGTTCTCGCGGATGCAGCAGGACAGCGAACTCAAGGCCATCAGCGCGGGCGGCATTCGGCCGCTGAATCTGGTGTGGCCGCTGGCGCTGCCCTTCGCGGTGGTGGGTGCCCTGGCCTTCTTCAACGCCGACCGGCTGGTGCCCGCTGGCCTGGACATCTGGCAGAACCGGGCGTGGTACGACATTTATGGTCAGGGGCCGCCCGCTCCCAGCCAGGACACGTACACCTACGCGCCCGCCGGGGCGCTGTACTACGCGGGCCGCGTGACCAACGACGCCGGCGGCCGGGTCGCGCAGCTCCAGGGCGTGATGGTGCAGCGCGGCGACGAGACGATCACGGCCAGCAGCGGCACGTGGGACACCGGCAAGCGCACGTGGACCCTCCAGAATGCGTGGATCGTCCGGCCCGGCCAGAACCCGGTGCAGCAGCTCCGGCCGCTGGTGATTCCCCAGGGCGACACCCTGGCCCCGCCCGTGCGCGACTCGCGGGAACTGGTCACGTCCGAGCTGCGCCGTGCCCTGGGCAGTGACCGTCTGGACGCCACGCAGCGCCGCGAGTACACCTTCCAGCTCGCCACGCGCTACGCCGATCCCCTGACCGCCATCGTGTTCGCGCTGGCGGCGGGGGTGCTGGGCCTGCTGATCCGCAGCCGGGCGGCGGCCTTTGCCAGCGTGGTCGTGTTCATCGCGCTGTTCTATGTGCTGTGGACGACCGCGCCGGGGCTGGCGCGGGCCGGGGCCATGGATCCCACGCTGGCCGCGTGGCTGCCGAACATGGTGTTCCTCGGGCTGGCGGGCGTGCTCGCGTGGCGGCTGCGGTGA
- a CDS encoding LptF/LptG family permease: MKRFEGYVLDEILPLLFGALAAVILLLVIALLSDVIAPLLAKGASPVLVARAVALNIPEAAATALPIALMFATLLGLSRLSADSEIKGALASGIPATRLFRPVLGLGLAVTVLAFALGEGVVPRARVEDRKVKQQIVFDNPRVVGLDGAAGGQNIVLRDALNRAISVGRILPGGELRDLRIVAMQPGLPPREVITAQRGRLEGGNVLTLEAGQRITYQDGRPLTILSFTRGTLPVQDVQADLDTSGGAVRAIDTPLPELLARTQAYRQQGVQAPAEFTALHLKFAQPLAALALAFFAAALAVFSFRTGRNLGLVWALLLSFAYYSTYSVFRVMGEKGALAAVPAAYAADAIAVVAGVALLVLARRR, from the coding sequence ATCAAACGCTTCGAGGGCTATGTCCTCGACGAGATCCTGCCGCTGCTGTTCGGGGCGCTGGCGGCCGTGATCCTGCTGCTGGTGATCGCGCTGCTCTCGGACGTGATCGCGCCGCTGCTTGCCAAGGGGGCCAGCCCGGTGCTGGTCGCCCGCGCCGTCGCGCTGAACATCCCCGAGGCCGCCGCGACCGCGCTGCCCATCGCGCTGATGTTCGCCACGCTGCTGGGACTGTCGCGGCTGTCGGCCGACTCCGAGATCAAGGGAGCGCTGGCGAGCGGCATTCCGGCCACCCGCCTGTTCCGGCCGGTGCTGGGCCTGGGTCTCGCCGTGACCGTCCTCGCCTTCGCGCTGGGCGAGGGCGTCGTGCCCCGTGCCCGCGTGGAAGACCGCAAGGTCAAGCAGCAGATCGTGTTCGACAACCCGCGCGTGGTCGGCCTGGACGGCGCGGCCGGCGGGCAGAACATCGTGCTGCGCGACGCGCTGAACCGCGCGATCTCGGTCGGGCGCATCCTGCCGGGCGGGGAACTGCGCGACCTGCGGATCGTCGCCATGCAGCCCGGCCTGCCCCCCCGCGAGGTCATCACCGCGCAGCGCGGCCGGCTGGAGGGAGGCAACGTCCTGACGCTGGAGGCCGGGCAGCGCATCACGTATCAGGACGGCCGCCCGCTGACCATCCTGAGCTTCACGCGCGGCACGCTGCCGGTGCAGGACGTACAGGCCGATCTGGACACCAGCGGCGGCGCAGTGCGGGCCATCGACACGCCGCTGCCCGAACTGCTCGCCCGCACGCAGGCGTACCGGCAGCAGGGCGTGCAGGCCCCGGCCGAGTTCACGGCGCTGCACCTGAAATTCGCGCAGCCGCTGGCCGCCCTGGCGCTGGCCTTCTTCGCGGCGGCCCTGGCCGTGTTCAGCTTCCGCACGGGCCGCAATCTGGGGCTGGTGTGGGCGCTGCTGCTGAGCTTCGCGTACTACTCGACCTACAGCGTGTTCCGCGTCATGGGCGAGAAGGGGGCGCTGGCCGCCGTGCCCGCCGCCTACGCGGCCGACGCGATCGCCGTGGTGGCTGGGGTGGCCCTGCTGGTGCTGGCGCGGCGGCGGTAG
- the pta gene encoding phosphate acetyltransferase: MQTLLIAPTQSGVGLSSTALGLTRALERQGLRVAFLKPIAQTYETVPDDSVHFARTAFHLQPPAPIALTRAEDLLSHGGQEELMEEVIALAQHAAGDGGATPVDVLVVEGLALTERNAYAGRLNADLARNLGADTVLVSSLAGVSAAELVDQLEIAANLHRRSDGSGLAGYVLNFAPPGLDYGALLAELRSRSPVIARGELPLLGVVALSPELQAPRTLDVARALGAEVLNEGEATTRRVTSTVVTARSVPKMAHLLVPGALVVTPGDREDVVMAAALSHLSGVPLAGLMFTSGSVPEDGIALLCAAALGGPGVPSSLPVMRVNTNSFHTASALSRLSPRVPHDDPERMDRMLDFIADRLDTLPLTPRLRARPDAERRLPPSAFRHELIVKARAAGKRIVLPEGDEPRTVQAAIRCTEKGIARCVLLARPERVAQVAQGLGLVIPDGLEMIDPDTVRERYVEPMVELRKAKGLTAPQALAQLEDTVVLGTMMLALGEVDGLVSGAIHTTANTVRPALQLIKTAPGAALVSSVFFMLMPEQVLVYGDAAINPNPDAEALADIAIQSADSARAFGIPVRVAMLSYSTGESGSGEDVEKVRAATALVRQRRPDITVDGPLQYDAAAVLSVGQSKAPDSPVAGRATVFIFPDLNTGNTTYKAVQRAAGVVAVGPMLQGLRKPVNDLSRGALVDDIVYTIALTAIQATQTPAEIGGTGQAG, encoded by the coding sequence ATGCAGACCCTATTGATCGCCCCGACCCAGAGCGGTGTCGGCCTGAGCAGCACCGCGCTGGGGCTCACACGGGCGCTCGAACGCCAGGGCCTGCGCGTGGCCTTCCTCAAGCCCATCGCGCAGACCTACGAGACCGTGCCGGACGACTCCGTGCACTTTGCCCGCACGGCCTTCCACCTCCAGCCCCCGGCCCCGATCGCCCTGACCCGCGCCGAGGACCTGCTCAGCCACGGCGGGCAGGAGGAGCTGATGGAGGAGGTCATCGCCCTGGCACAGCACGCGGCCGGGGACGGCGGGGCCACGCCGGTCGACGTGCTGGTCGTCGAGGGGCTCGCCCTGACCGAGCGCAATGCCTACGCGGGCCGCCTGAATGCCGATCTGGCCCGCAACCTGGGGGCCGACACGGTGCTGGTGTCGTCCCTGGCCGGCGTGAGCGCCGCCGAACTGGTCGACCAGCTGGAGATCGCCGCGAATCTGCACCGCCGCAGCGACGGCAGCGGGCTGGCCGGGTACGTCCTGAACTTCGCGCCGCCGGGTCTGGACTACGGAGCGCTGCTGGCCGAACTGCGGTCGCGCAGCCCCGTGATCGCCCGCGGCGAACTGCCGCTGCTGGGCGTGGTGGCGCTGTCGCCGGAACTCCAGGCCCCGCGCACGCTGGACGTGGCCCGCGCCCTGGGGGCCGAGGTGCTCAACGAGGGCGAGGCGACCACGCGCCGCGTGACCAGCACGGTCGTCACGGCCCGCAGCGTCCCCAAGATGGCGCACCTGCTCGTGCCGGGAGCCCTGGTGGTCACGCCCGGCGACCGCGAGGACGTGGTCATGGCCGCCGCGCTGTCGCACCTCAGCGGGGTGCCGCTGGCGGGCCTGATGTTCACGTCGGGCAGCGTCCCCGAGGACGGGATCGCCCTGCTGTGCGCCGCCGCGCTGGGCGGCCCCGGCGTGCCCAGTTCCCTGCCGGTCATGCGCGTGAATACCAATTCCTTCCACACCGCGTCGGCCCTGTCGCGCCTGAGCCCCCGCGTGCCGCACGACGATCCCGAGCGCATGGACCGGATGCTGGACTTCATCGCGGATCGGCTGGACACGCTGCCGCTCACGCCGCGCCTGCGTGCCCGCCCGGACGCCGAGCGCCGCCTGCCCCCCAGCGCCTTCCGCCACGAGCTGATCGTCAAGGCCCGCGCCGCCGGCAAGCGCATCGTGCTGCCCGAGGGCGACGAGCCGCGCACCGTCCAGGCCGCCATCCGCTGCACCGAGAAGGGCATCGCCCGCTGCGTGCTGCTGGCCCGCCCCGAGCGCGTGGCCCAGGTCGCGCAGGGGCTGGGGCTGGTTATCCCGGACGGCCTGGAGATGATCGACCCGGACACGGTGCGCGAACGCTACGTCGAGCCGATGGTCGAGCTGCGCAAGGCCAAGGGCCTGACCGCGCCCCAGGCGCTGGCACAGCTGGAGGACACCGTCGTGCTGGGCACCATGATGCTCGCGCTGGGCGAGGTCGACGGGCTGGTGTCGGGGGCCATCCACACCACCGCGAACACCGTGCGGCCCGCGCTGCAGCTCATCAAGACCGCTCCCGGTGCGGCGCTGGTCAGCAGCGTGTTCTTCATGCTCATGCCCGAGCAGGTGCTGGTCTACGGCGACGCCGCCATCAACCCCAACCCCGACGCCGAGGCGCTGGCCGACATCGCCATCCAGTCGGCCGACAGCGCCCGCGCCTTCGGCATTCCGGTGCGGGTCGCCATGCTCAGCTACTCCACCGGCGAGTCCGGCAGCGGCGAGGACGTCGAGAAGGTCCGGGCCGCGACCGCCCTGGTGCGCCAGCGCCGCCCGGACATCACCGTGGACGGCCCCTTGCAGTACGACGCCGCCGCCGTGCTCTCGGTCGGCCAGTCCAAGGCCCCGGACAGCCCCGTCGCGGGCCGGGCCACCGTGTTCATCTTCCCTGACCTGAACACCGGCAACACCACCTACAAGGCCGTGCAGCGGGCGGCGGGCGTAGTCGCCGTCGGGCCGATGCTCCAGGGCCTGCGCAAGCCCGTGAACGACCTGTCACGCGGCGCCCTGGTCGACGACATCGTGTACACGATCGCCCTGACGGCGATTCAGGCCACGCAGACCCCGGCAGAGATCGGGGGCACGGGTCAGGCGGGCTGA
- a CDS encoding acetate kinase, with protein MWTLVLNCGSSSVKVALLEPDTGAVAVTGLAERLGTAGAALRLDVSGERRVVDLGGGSYPAAFAALLAGLDELGLRAQVQAIGHRVVHGGEAFSVPATITPEVLDAIRACSALAPLHNPANVAGIEAAQQAFPALPQVAVFDTAFHQTMPEVAYRYAVPEAWYRQHGVRRYGFHGTSHAWVAQEAARMLGRPLTELNLVTAHLGNGCSVCAVQGGRSVDTSMGLTPLEGLVMGTRSGDVDPGLHDFIARQAGLSLDQVTAALNRESGLLGLSGLASDVRELEAAAGRGHAGARLALDVFVYRLAQAVAGMAVALGQVDALVFTGGIGENSVTVRAATLARLGVLGAGVDDDANARAVRGTPGVISAPGRLTTLVVNTDEERMIARETARALEAGA; from the coding sequence ATGTGGACTCTGGTTCTGAACTGCGGTTCCAGCAGCGTGAAGGTGGCGCTGCTGGAACCGGATACCGGCGCGGTGGCCGTGACGGGGCTGGCAGAGCGGCTGGGCACAGCCGGCGCGGCGCTGCGGCTGGACGTGTCCGGCGAGCGGCGCGTGGTGGATCTGGGGGGCGGCAGCTACCCGGCGGCCTTCGCGGCGCTGCTGGCCGGACTGGACGAGCTGGGCCTGCGGGCACAGGTGCAGGCCATCGGGCACCGCGTCGTGCATGGCGGCGAGGCCTTCAGTGTTCCCGCCACGATCACGCCGGAGGTGCTGGACGCCATCCGGGCGTGCTCGGCGCTGGCCCCGCTGCACAATCCGGCCAACGTGGCGGGCATCGAGGCCGCGCAGCAGGCCTTTCCGGCGCTGCCGCAGGTGGCGGTGTTCGACACGGCCTTTCACCAGACCATGCCCGAGGTCGCGTACCGCTACGCCGTGCCGGAGGCGTGGTACCGGCAGCATGGCGTGCGCCGCTACGGCTTTCACGGCACCTCCCACGCCTGGGTGGCACAGGAGGCCGCCCGGATGCTCGGCCGTCCACTGACCGAGCTGAACCTGGTCACGGCACACCTGGGCAACGGATGCAGCGTGTGCGCGGTGCAGGGGGGCCGCTCGGTGGACACCAGCATGGGCCTGACCCCGCTGGAGGGCCTGGTCATGGGCACCCGCAGCGGCGACGTCGATCCGGGCCTGCACGACTTCATCGCCCGGCAGGCGGGGCTGAGCCTGGATCAGGTCACGGCCGCCCTGAACCGCGAGAGTGGCCTGCTGGGCCTGTCGGGGCTGGCGAGCGACGTGCGCGAGCTGGAGGCCGCCGCCGGACGCGGGCACGCGGGGGCGCGGCTGGCCCTGGACGTGTTCGTGTACCGGCTCGCCCAGGCCGTGGCGGGCATGGCGGTCGCGCTGGGACAGGTGGACGCGCTGGTGTTCACGGGCGGCATCGGGGAGAATTCGGTGACGGTGCGGGCGGCGACTCTGGCCCGCCTGGGCGTGCTGGGGGCCGGCGTCGACGACGACGCGAACGCCCGTGCGGTGCGCGGGACGCCGGGCGTGATCAGCGCCCCGGGCCGCCTGACCACCCTGGTCGTGAACACCGACGAGGAACGGATGATCGCCCGCGAGACCGCCCGCGCCCTGGAGGCCGGCGCGTGA
- the tsaE gene encoding tRNA (adenosine(37)-N6)-threonylcarbamoyltransferase complex ATPase subunit type 1 TsaE, with translation MDGFPLAPDEIRILTGDDAQRALGAALAAALPPGSVLFLEGELGAGKTTLTQGLVAALGFTDTVTSPTYALMHVYPTPGGQVLHVDAYRVRDVAELYEMDLDELVAGSRVSVIEWGEGLYADWPDAPVLRLEHVDTAGDVRRVTRRR, from the coding sequence ATGGACGGCTTTCCACTCGCGCCGGACGAGATCCGGATCCTGACCGGCGACGACGCGCAGCGGGCGCTGGGCGCGGCGCTGGCCGCCGCCCTGCCGCCGGGCAGCGTGCTGTTTCTGGAGGGTGAACTGGGGGCCGGCAAGACCACCCTGACCCAGGGTCTGGTCGCGGCACTGGGCTTCACGGACACCGTCACCAGTCCGACCTACGCCCTGATGCACGTCTATCCCACTCCGGGCGGTCAGGTGCTGCACGTGGACGCCTACCGCGTGCGCGACGTCGCGGAACTGTACGAGATGGATCTGGATGAGCTGGTGGCAGGCAGCCGCGTGAGCGTGATCGAGTGGGGCGAGGGCCTGTACGCCGACTGGCCGGACGCGCCGGTGCTGCGGCTGGAACACGTGGACACGGCAGGTGACGTGCGGCGGGTCACGCGGCGGCGGTAG